A region of Toxorhynchites rutilus septentrionalis strain SRP chromosome 1, ASM2978413v1, whole genome shotgun sequence DNA encodes the following proteins:
- the LOC129780666 gene encoding microtubule-associated protein Jupiter-like, whose product MQSNVFAVPEAQRTENGDTPRRTIQRQDSHNRLFGDEDRPSTPHMMGNQPIGATKVNGRSNGQKSSSSSQSTMPRSPRFAQRNPVTGHGIEDYADKPRKPSSRGGCIESGNPVTGEGYKSGDAAEINTNRIPPGGFSSGLW is encoded by the coding sequence ATGCAATCTAACGTCTTTGCCGTTCCGGAAGCACAGCGAACTGAAAATGGTGACACCCCACGCCGTACTATCCAGCGCCAGGATTCGCACAACCGTCTGTTTGGCGACGAAGATCGCCCTTCCACTCCACACATGATGGGCAACCAGCCGATCGGTGCCACCAAAGTTAACGGCCGCAGCAACGGACAGAAGTCATCATCATCGTCCCAATCTACGATGCCCCGCTCTCCCCGATTTGCTCAGCGGAACCCGGTTACCGGCCATGGAATCGAGGACTACGCAGACAAGCCGCGGAAGCCGAGCTCTAGGGGTGGATGTATAGAGTCTGGTAATCCGGTGACCGGCGAAGGATACAAATCTGGCGATGCAGCGGAAATCAACACAAACCGCATCCCACCCGGAGGCTTCTCATCGGGGCTCTGGTAA